One region of Alosa alosa isolate M-15738 ecotype Scorff River chromosome 1, AALO_Geno_1.1, whole genome shotgun sequence genomic DNA includes:
- the si:ch211-266g18.10 gene encoding neurofilament heavy polypeptide isoform X34, whose protein sequence is MKDTPKPEPTKIKTKPEPVKEKAKPEPAKQKAKPAPVKEKVKPEPVKEKAKAEPAKEKAELEPVKEKAKPEPLKEKVKPEPVKEKAKPETVKDKAKLEPVKEKAKPEPVKEKTKPEPVKDKAKLEPVKEKAKAEPVKEKVKPEPVKEKAKPEPVKDKAKLEPVKEKAKAEPTPVKVKAKPEPVKEKVQPEPVKEKAKPQTVKAKPEPEKEKAKMEPVKEKAKPQHVKEKATPEDVKDTAKSEPVKEKAKPEPVKDKAKPEPVMEKAKPEPVKDKAKPEPTPVKEKAKPRAVKEKAKPEPVKEKTKPEPTSTKEKTKPEPVKQKAKSELVKEKSKAEPVKAKPESVKEKAKPEPKPAKEKAKLEPVKEKAKPEPVKAKPEPVKEKAKPEPVKDKAKLEAVKEKAKPEPVKEKAKPAKKVKEPEEPTEKAKAVPAVKAPDVPKEKAKPEKKEPKVPEKETKPAKKKLEAPKEKAKPTPAVKEPKVPEVKAKPGKKEAEVPKEKAKPTTPVKEPKGKPQMLPKIVLPVPKARPAPATIESLKNITKTIPVKKEPEPPKEKAKPATKEPEPPEEKDKPAKKEPEVPKEKTKPVTKEPEVPKEKAKPLKEPEPPKEKAKPAQKEPEVSKEKAKPAKKEPEVPKEKAKPVVKEPEVPKEIPKPLKGPEPPKEKAKPAQKELEPPKEKAKPAKKEPKPPKEKAKPAKKAEPEVPEEKAKPVVKEPEVPKKETKPLKEPQPSKEKAKPAPKEPEVPKVKAKPALKEPEPPKEKAKPARKEPEIPKEKAKPAPGKKEAEVPKVRAKPDPPAKEPELPKEKAKPAKKDQEVPKAIVKPAPAVKEPAPPKEKAKPARKEAEVSKEKIKPAKKEPEAPKEKAKPEPSKKEFDSLKNITKATPPKRERKVIMEKAKPAKKEPVVLKEKPKHIPVVKEVEIPKKAKPTKKEPEAPVEAVVPALTKEEPATLDGLGVEEEDDIPYFQCFFVDEDDTHYPFFPFSPPQL, encoded by the exons ATGAAAGACACACCTAAGCCTGAACCAACAAAAATAAAGACTAAGCCAGAACCTGTGAAGGAGAAGGCTAAGCCTGAACCAGCAAAGCAAAAAGCTAAACCAGCTCCTGTGAAGGAGAAAGTTAAGCCAGAACCTGTGAAGGAGAAGGCTAAGGCCGAACCAGCAAAGGAAAAGGCTGAACTAGAACCTGTAAAGGAGAAGGCTAAACCAGAACCTCTGAAGGAGAAAGTTAAGCCAGAACCTGTGAAGGAGAAAGCTAAACCTGAAACTGTGAAGGACAAGGCAAAACTTGAACCTGTAAAGGAAAAGGCTAAACCAGAACCTGTGAAGGAGAAAACTAAACCTGAACCTGTAAAGGACAAGGCAAAACTTGAACCTGTAAAGGAGAAGGCTAAAGCAGAACCTGTGAAGGAGAAAGTTAAGCCAGAACCTGTGAAGGAGAAGGCTAAACCTGAACCTGTGAAGGACAAGGCTAAACTTGAACCTGTGAAGGAGAAGGCTAAAGCAGAACCCACACCTGTAAAGGTGAAGGCAAAGCCAGAACCTGTGAAGGAGAAGGTTCAACCAGAACCTGTGAAGGAGAAGGCTAAACCACAAACTGTGAAGGCTAAACCTGaaccagaaaaggaaaaggctAAGATGGAACCTGTGAAGGAGAAAGCTAAGCCACAACATGTGAAGGAAAAGGCTACACCAGAAGATGTGAAGGATACAGCTAAATCAGAACCTGTGAAGGAAAAGGCTAAACCAGAACCTGTGAAGGATAAGGCTAAACCAGAACCTGTGATGGAAAAGGCTAAACCAGAACCTGTGAAGGATAAGGCTAAACCAGAACCCACACCTGTAAAAGAGAAGGCTAAGCCCAGAGCTGTGAAGGAAAAGGCTAAACCAGAACCTGTGAAGGAAAAGACTAAACCAGAACCTACATCCACAAAGGAGAAGACTAAGCCTGAACCTGTCAAGCAAAAGGCTAAGTCAGAACTTGTGAAGGAGAAATCTAAGGCAGAACCTGTAAAAGCTAAGCCAGAATCTGTGAAGGAAAAGGCTAAACCAGAACCCAAACCTGCAAAAGAGAAAGCTAAGCTTGAACCTGTGAAGGAGAAAGCCAAACCAGAACCTGTAAAAGCTAAGCCTGAACCTGTCAAGGAGAAAGCTAAACCTGAACCTGTGAAGGACAAGGCAAAACTTGAAGCCGTAAAGGAGAAGGCTAAACCAGAACCTGTGAAGGAGAAAGCTAAACCAGCCAAAAAAGTGAAAG AGCCTGAGGAACCAACGGAAAAGGCCAAAGCAGTTCCTGCTGTAAAAG CACCTGATGTTCCAAAAGAAAAAGCCAAACCTGAAAAGAAAG AGCCCAAGGTCCCAGAGAAGGAAACCAAACCAGCAAAGAAAA AACTTGAGGCACCGAAGGAGAAGGCCAAGCCAACACCAGCAGTAAAAG AACCCAAGGTTCCAGAGGTCAAGGCCAAACCAGGCAAGAAAG AAGCTGAGGTTCCTAAAGAGAAAGCTAAGCCAACAACGCCTGTGAAAG AACCAAAGGGAAAACCACAAATGCTGCCAAAAATAG TTCTTCCAGTACCAAAAGCTAGACCAGCACCTGCAACAATAG AATCTCtgaaaaacatcacaaaaacaATTCCAGTAAAGAAAG AACCTGAACCTCCAAAAGAGAAGGCCAAACCAGCTACAAAAG AGCCTGAACCTCCGGAGGAGAAGGACAAACCAGCTAAGAAAG AACCTGAGGTTCCAAAGGAGAAAACCAAACCAGTCACTAAAG AACCTGAGGTTCCAAAGGAGAAAGCCAAGCCATTAAAAG AACCTGAACCTCCAAAGGAGAAGGCCAAACCAGCCCAGAAAG AACCGGAGGTTTCAAAGGAGAAAGCCAAACCAGCCAAGAAAG AACCTGAGGTTCCAAAGGAGAAAGCCAAACCAGTCGTAAAAG AACCTGAGGTTCCAAAGGAGATACCAAAGCCATTAAAAG GGCCAGAACCTCCCAAGGAGAAGGCCAAACCAGCCCAGAAAG AGCTTGAACCTCCAAAGGAGAAGGCCAAACCAGCTAAGAAAG AACCTAAACCTCCAAAGGAGAAAGCCAAACCAGCCAAGAAAG CAGAACCTGAAGTTCCTGAGGAGAAAGCTAAACCAGTCGTAAAAG AACCTGAGGTTCCAAAGAAGGAAACTAAGCCCTTAAAAG AGCCTCAACCTTCCAAGGAGAAGGCCAAACCAGCTCCGAAAG AACCTGAGGTTCCAAAGGTGAAAGCCAAGCCAGCTTTAAAAG AGCCTGAACCTCCAAAGGAGAAGGCCAAACCAGCCAGGAAAG AACCCGAGATTCCAAAGGAGAAAGCCAAACCTGCACCAGGAAAGAAAG AAGCTGAAGTTCCAAAAGTGAGAGCTAAGCCAGATCCACCAGCGAAAG AACCTGAGTTGCCAAAGGAGAAGGCTAAACCTGCTAAGAAAG ACCAAGAAGTTCCAAAGGCGATAGTCAAGCCTGCCCCAGCAGTAAAAG AACCAGCACCACCCAAGGAGAAGGCCAAACCAGCTAGGAAAG AAGCTGAGGTTTCAAAGGAGAAAATCAAACCTGCAAAGAAGG AACCCGAGGCTCCAAAGGAAAAAGCAAAACCTGAACCAAGCAAGAAAG AATTTGATTCTCTGAAAAATATTACAAAAGCAACACCACCAAAGAGAG AACGCAAAGTTATTATGGAGAAAGCTAAACCAGCCAAAAAAG
- the si:ch211-266g18.10 gene encoding neurofilament heavy polypeptide isoform X13 yields MKDTPKPEPTKIKTKPEPVKEKAKPEPAKQKAKPAPVKEKVKPEPVKEKAKAEPAKEKAELEPVKEKAKPEPLKEKVKPEPVKEKAKPETVKDKAKLEPVKEKAKPEPVKEKTKPEPVKDKAKLEPVKEKAKAEPVKEKVKPEPVKEKAKPEPVKDKAKLEPVKEKAKAEPTPVKVKAKPEPVKEKVQPEPVKEKAKPQTVKAKPEPEKEKAKMEPVKEKAKPQHVKEKATPEDVKDTAKSEPVKEKAKPEPVKDKAKPEPVMEKAKPEPVKDKAKPEPTPVKEKAKPRAVKEKAKPEPVKEKTKPEPTSTKEKTKPEPVKQKAKSELVKEKSKAEPVKAKPESVKEKAKPEPKPAKEKAKLEPVKEKAKPEPVKAKPEPVKEKAKPEPVKDKAKLEAVKEKAKPEPVKEKAKPAKKVKEPEEPTEKAKAVPAVKAPDVPKEKAKPEKKEPKVPEKETKPAKKKLEAPKEKAKPTPAVKEPKVPEVKAKPGKKEAEVPKEKAKPTTPVKEPKGKPQMLPKIVLPVPKARPAPATIESLKNITKTIPVKKEPEPPKEKAKPATKEPEPPEEKDKPAKKAEPEVPKEKAKPVIKEPEVPKEKAKLVIKEPEPPKEKAKQAKESEPPKEKAKPAKKEPEVPKEKAKPLKEPEPPKEKAKPAQKEPEVSKEKAKPAKKEPEVPKEKAKPVVKEPEVPKEIPKPLKGPEPPKEKAKPAQKELEPPKEKAKPAKKEPKPPKEKAKPAKKAEPEVPEEKAKPVVKEPEVPKKETKPLKEPQPSKEKAKPAPKEPEVPKVKAKPALKEPEPPKEKAKPARKEPEIPKEKAKPAPGKKEAEVPKVRAKPDPPAKEPELPKEKAKPAKKDQEVPKAIVKPAPAVKEPAPPKEKAKPARKEAEVSKEKIKPAKKEPEAPKEKAKPEPSKKEFDSLKNITKATPPKRERKVIMEKAKPAKKEPVVLKEKPKHIPVVKEVEIPKKAKPTKKEPEAPVEAVVPALTKEEPATLDGLGVEEEDDIPYFQCFFVDEDDTHYPFFPFSPPQL; encoded by the exons ATGAAAGACACACCTAAGCCTGAACCAACAAAAATAAAGACTAAGCCAGAACCTGTGAAGGAGAAGGCTAAGCCTGAACCAGCAAAGCAAAAAGCTAAACCAGCTCCTGTGAAGGAGAAAGTTAAGCCAGAACCTGTGAAGGAGAAGGCTAAGGCCGAACCAGCAAAGGAAAAGGCTGAACTAGAACCTGTAAAGGAGAAGGCTAAACCAGAACCTCTGAAGGAGAAAGTTAAGCCAGAACCTGTGAAGGAGAAAGCTAAACCTGAAACTGTGAAGGACAAGGCAAAACTTGAACCTGTAAAGGAAAAGGCTAAACCAGAACCTGTGAAGGAGAAAACTAAACCTGAACCTGTAAAGGACAAGGCAAAACTTGAACCTGTAAAGGAGAAGGCTAAAGCAGAACCTGTGAAGGAGAAAGTTAAGCCAGAACCTGTGAAGGAGAAGGCTAAACCTGAACCTGTGAAGGACAAGGCTAAACTTGAACCTGTGAAGGAGAAGGCTAAAGCAGAACCCACACCTGTAAAGGTGAAGGCAAAGCCAGAACCTGTGAAGGAGAAGGTTCAACCAGAACCTGTGAAGGAGAAGGCTAAACCACAAACTGTGAAGGCTAAACCTGaaccagaaaaggaaaaggctAAGATGGAACCTGTGAAGGAGAAAGCTAAGCCACAACATGTGAAGGAAAAGGCTACACCAGAAGATGTGAAGGATACAGCTAAATCAGAACCTGTGAAGGAAAAGGCTAAACCAGAACCTGTGAAGGATAAGGCTAAACCAGAACCTGTGATGGAAAAGGCTAAACCAGAACCTGTGAAGGATAAGGCTAAACCAGAACCCACACCTGTAAAAGAGAAGGCTAAGCCCAGAGCTGTGAAGGAAAAGGCTAAACCAGAACCTGTGAAGGAAAAGACTAAACCAGAACCTACATCCACAAAGGAGAAGACTAAGCCTGAACCTGTCAAGCAAAAGGCTAAGTCAGAACTTGTGAAGGAGAAATCTAAGGCAGAACCTGTAAAAGCTAAGCCAGAATCTGTGAAGGAAAAGGCTAAACCAGAACCCAAACCTGCAAAAGAGAAAGCTAAGCTTGAACCTGTGAAGGAGAAAGCCAAACCAGAACCTGTAAAAGCTAAGCCTGAACCTGTCAAGGAGAAAGCTAAACCTGAACCTGTGAAGGACAAGGCAAAACTTGAAGCCGTAAAGGAGAAGGCTAAACCAGAACCTGTGAAGGAGAAAGCTAAACCAGCCAAAAAAGTGAAAG AGCCTGAGGAACCAACGGAAAAGGCCAAAGCAGTTCCTGCTGTAAAAG CACCTGATGTTCCAAAAGAAAAAGCCAAACCTGAAAAGAAAG AGCCCAAGGTCCCAGAGAAGGAAACCAAACCAGCAAAGAAAA AACTTGAGGCACCGAAGGAGAAGGCCAAGCCAACACCAGCAGTAAAAG AACCCAAGGTTCCAGAGGTCAAGGCCAAACCAGGCAAGAAAG AAGCTGAGGTTCCTAAAGAGAAAGCTAAGCCAACAACGCCTGTGAAAG AACCAAAGGGAAAACCACAAATGCTGCCAAAAATAG TTCTTCCAGTACCAAAAGCTAGACCAGCACCTGCAACAATAG AATCTCtgaaaaacatcacaaaaacaATTCCAGTAAAGAAAG AACCTGAACCTCCAAAAGAGAAGGCCAAACCAGCTACAAAAG AGCCTGAACCTCCGGAGGAGAAGGACAAACCAGCTAAGAAAG CAGAACCTGAGGTTCCAAAGGAGAAAGCCAAACCAGTCATTAAAG AACCTGAGGTTCCAAAGGAGAAAGCCAAACTAGTCATTAAAG AGCCTGAACCTCCAAAAGAGAAGGCCAAACAAGCTAAAG AGTCTGAACCTCCAAAGGAGAAAGCCAAACCAGCTAAGAAAG AACCTGAGGTTCCAAAGGAGAAAGCCAAGCCATTAAAAG AACCTGAACCTCCAAAGGAGAAGGCCAAACCAGCCCAGAAAG AACCGGAGGTTTCAAAGGAGAAAGCCAAACCAGCCAAGAAAG AACCTGAGGTTCCAAAGGAGAAAGCCAAACCAGTCGTAAAAG AACCTGAGGTTCCAAAGGAGATACCAAAGCCATTAAAAG GGCCAGAACCTCCCAAGGAGAAGGCCAAACCAGCCCAGAAAG AGCTTGAACCTCCAAAGGAGAAGGCCAAACCAGCTAAGAAAG AACCTAAACCTCCAAAGGAGAAAGCCAAACCAGCCAAGAAAG CAGAACCTGAAGTTCCTGAGGAGAAAGCTAAACCAGTCGTAAAAG AACCTGAGGTTCCAAAGAAGGAAACTAAGCCCTTAAAAG AGCCTCAACCTTCCAAGGAGAAGGCCAAACCAGCTCCGAAAG AACCTGAGGTTCCAAAGGTGAAAGCCAAGCCAGCTTTAAAAG AGCCTGAACCTCCAAAGGAGAAGGCCAAACCAGCCAGGAAAG AACCCGAGATTCCAAAGGAGAAAGCCAAACCTGCACCAGGAAAGAAAG AAGCTGAAGTTCCAAAAGTGAGAGCTAAGCCAGATCCACCAGCGAAAG AACCTGAGTTGCCAAAGGAGAAGGCTAAACCTGCTAAGAAAG ACCAAGAAGTTCCAAAGGCGATAGTCAAGCCTGCCCCAGCAGTAAAAG AACCAGCACCACCCAAGGAGAAGGCCAAACCAGCTAGGAAAG AAGCTGAGGTTTCAAAGGAGAAAATCAAACCTGCAAAGAAGG AACCCGAGGCTCCAAAGGAAAAAGCAAAACCTGAACCAAGCAAGAAAG AATTTGATTCTCTGAAAAATATTACAAAAGCAACACCACCAAAGAGAG AACGCAAAGTTATTATGGAGAAAGCTAAACCAGCCAAAAAAG
- the si:ch211-266g18.10 gene encoding neurofilament heavy polypeptide isoform X37, with protein MKDTPKPEPTKIKTKPEPVKEKAKPEPAKQKAKPAPVKEKVKPEPVKEKAKAEPAKEKAELEPVKEKAKPEPLKEKVKPEPVKEKAKPETVKDKAKLEPVKEKAKPEPVKEKTKPEPVKDKAKLEPVKEKAKAEPVKEKVKPEPVKEKAKPEPVKDKAKLEPVKEKAKAEPTPVKVKAKPEPVKEKVQPEPVKEKAKPQTVKAKPEPEKEKAKMEPVKEKAKPQHVKEKATPEDVKDTAKSEPVKEKAKPEPVKDKAKPEPVMEKAKPEPVKDKAKPEPTPVKEKAKPRAVKEKAKPEPVKEKTKPEPTSTKEKTKPEPVKQKAKSELVKEKSKAEPVKAKPESVKEKAKPEPKPAKEKAKLEPVKEKAKPEPVKAKPEPVKEKAKPEPVKDKAKLEAVKEKAKPEPVKEKAKPAKKVKEPEEPTEKAKAVPAVKAPDVPKEKAKPEKKEPKVPEKETKPAKKKLEAPKEKAKPTPAVKEPKVPEVKAKPGKKEAEVPKEKAKPTTPVKEPKGKPQMLPKIVLPVPKARPAPATIESLKNITKTIPVKKEPEPPKEKAKPATKEPEPPEEKDKPAKKAEPEVPKEKTKPVTKAEPEVPKEKAKPVIKEPEVPKEKAKLVIKEPEPPKEKAKQAKESEPPKEKAKPAKKEPEVPKEKAKPLKEPEPPKEKAKPAQKEPEVSKEKAKPAKKEPEVPKEKAKPVVKEPEVPKEIPKPLKGPEPPKEKAKPAQKELEPPKEKAKPAKKAEPEVPEEKAKPVVKEPEIPKEKAKPAPGKKEAEVPKVRAKPDPPAKEPELPKEKAKPAKKDQEVPKAIVKPAPAVKEPAPPKEKAKPARKEAEVSKEKIKPAKKEPEAPKEKAKPEPSKKEFDSLKNITKATPPKRERKVIMEKAKPAKKEPVVLKEKPKHIPVVKEVEIPKKAKPTKKEPEAPVEAVVPALTKEEPATLDGLGVEEEDDIPYFQCFFVDEDDTHYPFFPFSPPQL; from the exons ATGAAAGACACACCTAAGCCTGAACCAACAAAAATAAAGACTAAGCCAGAACCTGTGAAGGAGAAGGCTAAGCCTGAACCAGCAAAGCAAAAAGCTAAACCAGCTCCTGTGAAGGAGAAAGTTAAGCCAGAACCTGTGAAGGAGAAGGCTAAGGCCGAACCAGCAAAGGAAAAGGCTGAACTAGAACCTGTAAAGGAGAAGGCTAAACCAGAACCTCTGAAGGAGAAAGTTAAGCCAGAACCTGTGAAGGAGAAAGCTAAACCTGAAACTGTGAAGGACAAGGCAAAACTTGAACCTGTAAAGGAAAAGGCTAAACCAGAACCTGTGAAGGAGAAAACTAAACCTGAACCTGTAAAGGACAAGGCAAAACTTGAACCTGTAAAGGAGAAGGCTAAAGCAGAACCTGTGAAGGAGAAAGTTAAGCCAGAACCTGTGAAGGAGAAGGCTAAACCTGAACCTGTGAAGGACAAGGCTAAACTTGAACCTGTGAAGGAGAAGGCTAAAGCAGAACCCACACCTGTAAAGGTGAAGGCAAAGCCAGAACCTGTGAAGGAGAAGGTTCAACCAGAACCTGTGAAGGAGAAGGCTAAACCACAAACTGTGAAGGCTAAACCTGaaccagaaaaggaaaaggctAAGATGGAACCTGTGAAGGAGAAAGCTAAGCCACAACATGTGAAGGAAAAGGCTACACCAGAAGATGTGAAGGATACAGCTAAATCAGAACCTGTGAAGGAAAAGGCTAAACCAGAACCTGTGAAGGATAAGGCTAAACCAGAACCTGTGATGGAAAAGGCTAAACCAGAACCTGTGAAGGATAAGGCTAAACCAGAACCCACACCTGTAAAAGAGAAGGCTAAGCCCAGAGCTGTGAAGGAAAAGGCTAAACCAGAACCTGTGAAGGAAAAGACTAAACCAGAACCTACATCCACAAAGGAGAAGACTAAGCCTGAACCTGTCAAGCAAAAGGCTAAGTCAGAACTTGTGAAGGAGAAATCTAAGGCAGAACCTGTAAAAGCTAAGCCAGAATCTGTGAAGGAAAAGGCTAAACCAGAACCCAAACCTGCAAAAGAGAAAGCTAAGCTTGAACCTGTGAAGGAGAAAGCCAAACCAGAACCTGTAAAAGCTAAGCCTGAACCTGTCAAGGAGAAAGCTAAACCTGAACCTGTGAAGGACAAGGCAAAACTTGAAGCCGTAAAGGAGAAGGCTAAACCAGAACCTGTGAAGGAGAAAGCTAAACCAGCCAAAAAAGTGAAAG AGCCTGAGGAACCAACGGAAAAGGCCAAAGCAGTTCCTGCTGTAAAAG CACCTGATGTTCCAAAAGAAAAAGCCAAACCTGAAAAGAAAG AGCCCAAGGTCCCAGAGAAGGAAACCAAACCAGCAAAGAAAA AACTTGAGGCACCGAAGGAGAAGGCCAAGCCAACACCAGCAGTAAAAG AACCCAAGGTTCCAGAGGTCAAGGCCAAACCAGGCAAGAAAG AAGCTGAGGTTCCTAAAGAGAAAGCTAAGCCAACAACGCCTGTGAAAG AACCAAAGGGAAAACCACAAATGCTGCCAAAAATAG TTCTTCCAGTACCAAAAGCTAGACCAGCACCTGCAACAATAG AATCTCtgaaaaacatcacaaaaacaATTCCAGTAAAGAAAG AACCTGAACCTCCAAAAGAGAAGGCCAAACCAGCTACAAAAG AGCCTGAACCTCCGGAGGAGAAGGACAAACCAGCTAAGAAAG CAGAACCTGAGGTTCCAAAGGAGAAAACCAAACCAGTCACTAAAG CAGAACCTGAGGTTCCAAAGGAGAAAGCCAAACCAGTCATTAAAG AACCTGAGGTTCCAAAGGAGAAAGCCAAACTAGTCATTAAAG AGCCTGAACCTCCAAAAGAGAAGGCCAAACAAGCTAAAG AGTCTGAACCTCCAAAGGAGAAAGCCAAACCAGCTAAGAAAG AACCTGAGGTTCCAAAGGAGAAAGCCAAGCCATTAAAAG AACCTGAACCTCCAAAGGAGAAGGCCAAACCAGCCCAGAAAG AACCGGAGGTTTCAAAGGAGAAAGCCAAACCAGCCAAGAAAG AACCTGAGGTTCCAAAGGAGAAAGCCAAACCAGTCGTAAAAG AACCTGAGGTTCCAAAGGAGATACCAAAGCCATTAAAAG GGCCAGAACCTCCCAAGGAGAAGGCCAAACCAGCCCAGAAAG AGCTTGAACCTCCAAAGGAGAAGGCCAAACCAGCTAAGAAAG CAGAACCTGAAGTTCCTGAGGAGAAAGCTAAACCAGTCGTAAAAG AACCCGAGATTCCAAAGGAGAAAGCCAAACCTGCACCAGGAAAGAAAG AAGCTGAAGTTCCAAAAGTGAGAGCTAAGCCAGATCCACCAGCGAAAG AACCTGAGTTGCCAAAGGAGAAGGCTAAACCTGCTAAGAAAG ACCAAGAAGTTCCAAAGGCGATAGTCAAGCCTGCCCCAGCAGTAAAAG AACCAGCACCACCCAAGGAGAAGGCCAAACCAGCTAGGAAAG AAGCTGAGGTTTCAAAGGAGAAAATCAAACCTGCAAAGAAGG AACCCGAGGCTCCAAAGGAAAAAGCAAAACCTGAACCAAGCAAGAAAG AATTTGATTCTCTGAAAAATATTACAAAAGCAACACCACCAAAGAGAG AACGCAAAGTTATTATGGAGAAAGCTAAACCAGCCAAAAAAG